A window of the Lates calcarifer isolate ASB-BC8 linkage group LG18, TLL_Latcal_v3, whole genome shotgun sequence genome harbors these coding sequences:
- the LOC108888336 gene encoding LOW QUALITY PROTEIN: NXPE family member 3-like (The sequence of the model RefSeq protein was modified relative to this genomic sequence to represent the inferred CDS: deleted 2 bases in 1 codon) has translation MLKTTVVTLVHPSEAITVLQRLNQEHPDRVYFKSLFRSGSESETTTCNVCLPPTQQPLCNYTDLHTGEPWFCYKPENLSCDARITHAVGGYDLNITSMEKKLFQRNVNLKVSIQASGPASVTVLPEKAGNVE, from the exons ATGCTAAAAACCACCGTG GTGACACTGGTTCACCCCAGTGAAGCTATCACAGTGCTGCAAAGGCTGAACCAGGAACATCCAGACAGGGTTTACTTCAAGAGCCTCTTCCGCTCAGGCTCAGAGTCTGAAACTACCACCTGTAATGTATGCCTGCCTCCAACCCAGCAGCCATTATGCAACTACACTGACCTTCATACAGGTGAGCCGTGGTTCTGCTACAAACCAGAGAACCTGAGTTGTGATGCCAGGATC ACACACGCTGTTGGAGGATACGACTTAAACATCACATCCATGGAGAAGAAGCTCTTTCAAAG AAATGTCAACTTGAAAGTCTCCATTCAAGCTTCAGGACCTGCCAGTGTCACTGTGTTACCAGAAAAGGCAG GGAATGTTGAGTGA